A single region of the Diadema setosum chromosome 14, eeDiaSeto1, whole genome shotgun sequence genome encodes:
- the LOC140237872 gene encoding D(1A) dopamine receptor-like, whose product MDGVDANLTLSHLADSIDYPLNISNAFDETDFTRFPYPIFPLLTQVTVCIVSLVLNTLNIIVACHRHFDFPVSSRVTIVSMAVSDCLLSASLPVNIILFHIPGISTLWPKLFCRFFLVLTVTCVRMSVIALVLIIVDRYFAIASPFRHQRYATKKVCIWTMLGAWFFMTVVHIIENATGDYFFNPLLVTCEVVVSPSRMIASVSLFYFIPLTTMIVVYAHLLIIVRKMMRDMATIHPQRQAPGNQPGECVEQARERPPRNHGNKHFKVIITFFAITMAFTLTNVPNRMTRIVTLLHGPGAVSATIIFFCRIIVITGSWWNFVIFSLMNTSFRRILKKIFTCRSTI is encoded by the coding sequence ATGGATGGCGTTGACGCGAATCTGACCTTGTCGCATCTTGCCGATTCAATCGACTACCCACTGAACATCTCGAATGCATTCGATGAGACCGACTTCACAAGATTTCCATACCCAATCTTTCCTCTCCTCACTCAAGTTACTGTTTGCATCGTCAGCCTGGTGTTGAACACACTCAACATCATTGTCGCCTGTCACCGTCACTTTGATTTCCCCGTCAGCAGTCGCGTGACCATCGTTTCCATGGCCGTGTCAGACTGTCTGCTCTCCGCTTCCCTTCCCGTTAACATCATCCTCTTCCACATACCGGGAATCTCAACTCTCTGGCCGAAGCTCTTCTGCCGCTTCTTCCTCGTACTCACTGTCACTTGTGTCAGGATGAGTGTCATCGCACTCGTCCTCATCATTGTCGACCGCTACTTTGCCATCGCTTCTCCTTTTCGTCATCAGAGATATGCCACCAAGAAAGTGTGTATCTGGACAATGCTCGGTGCCTGGTTTTTCATGACAGTGGTGCACATCATTGAGAATGCCACGGGGGACTACTTCTTTAATCCCTTGCTGGTAACCTGCGAGGTCGTGGTCTCCCCCTCCCGGATGATAGCGTCCGTGTCCCTGTTCTATTTCATCCCTCTCACCACCATGATTGTAGTCTATGCTCATCTTCTCATCATTGTTAGGAAAATGATGAGGGATATGGCAACAATCCACCCACAGAGGCAGGCACCAGGGAACCAGCCAGGGGAGTGCGTCGAGCAAGCACGTGAACGTCCTCcgcgtaaccatggtaacaaacATTTTAAGGTAATTATCACATTTTTCGCCATTACCATGGCCTTTACCCTCACCAACGTTCCCAATCGCATGACTCGCATCGTAACTCTTCTTCATGGCCCAGGCGCTGTATCAGCCACTATCATCTTTTTCTGTCGCATCATCGTTATTACTGGCAGCTGGTGGAATTTCGTCATCTTCTCATTGATGAACACCAGCTTCAGAAGGATTCTCAAGAAAATATTCACTTGTCGTTCAACAATCTAA